A portion of the Podospora pseudoanserina strain CBS 124.78 chromosome 2, whole genome shotgun sequence genome contains these proteins:
- a CDS encoding hypothetical protein (COG:U; BUSCO:EOG092640BS; EggNog:ENOG503NUJ6), whose product MMNGYDEKRGHRTDDDDPFAAKGNIVSAFDAFPKAKPQYVTHTSSGGKWTVAMVILSLCLVWSELARWWRGTETHTFAVEKGVSHGMNLNLDAVIKMKCADIHVNVQDASGDRILAAEALYRDPTNWGQWVDQRGIHKLGRDTHGRLLTGEGFVDGTQEEGFGEEHVHDIVALGSKKGRWGKTPKLWGREADSCRIYGTLELNKVQGDFHITARGHGYEQFGEHLSHDAFNFSHIINELSFGPYLPSLINPLDQTVNSAPEHSHFHRFQYFLSIVPTVYSLGHPDSYSSRSIFTNQYAVTEQSAPIPENMEMQMIPGIFVKYDIEPILLNIVEDRDSFLVFLIKVVNILSGAMVAGHWGFRLSDWVNEVRGRRRRNAGHSQGMLGTKGGGEYEE is encoded by the exons atgATGAACGGCTACGATGAAAAACGGGGCCACCGCACCGACGATGACGACCCCTTCGCCGCCAAAGGCAACATCGTCAGCGCCTTTGATGCCTTTC caaaaGCCAAACCCCAATACGTGACTcacacctcctccggcgGCAAGTGGACAGTAGCCATGGtgatcctctccctctgcctcgTCTGGTCCGAGCTCGCCCGCTGGTGGCGCGGCACCGAAACCCACACCTTTGCCGTCGAAAAGGGCGTCTCCCACGGCAtgaacctcaacctcgacgcCGTCATCAAGATGAAGTGCGCCGACATACACGTCAACGTGCAGGATGCCTCGGGGGATAGGATTCTAGCTGCCGAGGCACTGTACCGTGACCCGACGAACTGGGGGCAGTGGGTGGATCAGAGGGGGATTCACAAGTTGGGGAGAGACACTCATGGCCGTCTACTGACCGGCGAGGGTTTCGTCGACGGGACGCAAGAGGAGGGTTTCGGGGAGGAGCACGTGCATGACATTGTTGCGTTGGGGAgcaagaaggggaggtgggggaagACGCCGAagttgtgggggagggaggcggacAGTTGCCGGATTTATGGGACGTTGGAGTTGAACAAGGTGCAGGGTGACTTTCACATCACGGCGAGGGGGCATGGGTACGAGCAGTTTGGGGAGCATTTGTCCCATGACG CATTCAACTTctcccacatcatcaacgagcTATCCTTCGGCCCTTACCTCCCCTCTCTGATCAACCCGCTCGATCAGACCGTCAACTCGGCCCCGGAACACTCGCACTTTCACCGCTTTCAGTATTTTCTCTCCATCGTCCCGACAGTCTACAGCCTCGGCCACCCAGACTCGTATTCGTCCCGCTCCATCTTTACAAATCAATACGCCGTCACGGAGCAGTCCGCTCCTATTCCGGAGAACATGGAGATGCAGATGATTCCCGGGATTTTTGTCAAGTACGACATCGAGCCGATCCTACTGAATATTGTCGAGGACAGGGATagcttcttggtctttttGATCAAGGTGGTGAATATCCTGAGCGGCGCCATGGTGGCGGGGCATTGGGGTTTCAGGCTCAGCGACTGGGTGAATGAGGTGaggggacggaggaggaggaacgcGGGACATAGCCAGGGGATGCTGGGGAccaaggggggtggggagtaTGAGGAGTga
- a CDS encoding hypothetical protein (EggNog:ENOG503PHFX; COG:S) has protein sequence MPPPDFTSPLIFKTFNTIPSTAASPPSPSETYYLLAEIKENLSLTRPTLICSDLSSTSFALTWSDLHASPHASDVDFKALGLKKGNCVLLPNAKRTDSSDEVKQGKVVIPGGKDEWQGKSGLRVIPGKLEKVVEVGQDWEFVIEEGEGKCGSCGKEGREEELAKCTGCRGVGYCSKECQVKGWTEGGHKSTCKIIKTFKEIWP, from the exons ATGCCACCCCCAGATTTCACCTCTCCCCTCATCTTCAAAaccttcaacaccatcccctccaccgccgcatccccaccatccccctcagAAACATACTACCTCCTCGCCGAGATAAAAGaaaacctctccctcacccgcccAACCCTAATCTGCTCggacctctcctccacctccttcgcccTGACCTGGTCCGACCTCCACGCCTCTCCCCACGCCTCCGACGTTGACTTCAAGGCCCTAGGTCTCAAAAAGGGGAATTGTGTCCTCTTGCCAAATGCCAAAAGAACTGACTCCTCAGATGAGGTGAAGCAAGGCAAGGTTGTGATCCCCGGGGGCAAGGATGAGTGGCAAGGAAAGTCCGGGCTGAGGGTGATACCAGGCAAGCTGGAAAAGGTGGTAGAGGTGGGGCAGGATTGGGAGTTTgtgattgaggagggggaggggaagtgTGGGAGTTGCGgcaaggaagggagggaggaggagctggccaagtGTACGGGGTgtaggggggtggggtaTTGTTCCAAG GAGTGTCAAGTTAAAGGCTGGACAGAAGGTGGCCACAAGAGTACATGCAAGATTATCAAGACCTTCAAGGAGATATGGCCTTGA
- a CDS encoding hypothetical protein (COG:E; EggNog:ENOG503NXG3), producing the protein MVHISQPFQYHNTIGQPSSADKFPKNTITQTQLDLLIHTIRTTPIVDHHAHPLLNWDNQTGKYPLLHITSEASGDAIESATTSLAHLRAVRQLSTELKCAPNWESVVAKLEAVRLDPDEPDIWGDWISRCLEGVHTILLDDGLDNKEAVEDLDWHTSYVQSPCRRIVRIEAIASDLIKHLSAGEFHDVQKAEAIIKDPAALKEFWENWAGSFDNAIKNAIDDPLVVGFKSVVAYRTGLDVAGKEPSGDAVQPALKEVVKKFLKVRTARLEDSSLNDYVIHRTATLIRDYMGKNHEEDIIRKPRKPIQFHTGLGDSDLTLAKASPSHLQEFIRSYPDVPMVLLHAGYPFTKEIAYMATVYKNVYADIGEVFPCISKDGQERVLMEILELCPWSKILWSTDGHWFPETYLLAIMQMREAFENVLCSYVLKGQIGWRAAIVLVQDLLFKNANKLYHLGLDFPKPEEVASRSLARYPNPSRNLTLLRELLNNTIEPTFVQICWNDYTALQRMRLVPFRKFMTLLEAGRSLDIGITKAVFGMIQNDHLIPSSSATGEYRLHPDFSSLKHGPVAGHISMHGEFREQDGFPVALCPRSLLLRSVEIGSQKGLGFLLGFEIEFLLLERVEDDSVVDRYTALKTDGHAWSVSKYYANPKINALLKNMVETLAQMDIYVEQIHAESATGQFELILPPYPPVQAVDTLLHTRDVMANLATEAGFKMTLHPKPFAKACGTAAHMHMSILPEADAFDAEKVTRHFYAGVLKHLRAITAFSYSNAASYDRAQDGVWAGGRWVAWGTQNRETALRKIEGSHWEVKIIDGLANPYFVASAVLLAGIRGVETEEKMVWDDCEMDPAKLSDMDRKELGISQMLPASVEEALRALQEDTEMVEMLGDELVERYVAIKKFEDEFLGKMGAEVRRLWLMERY; encoded by the exons ATGGTACATATATCTCAGCCCTTCCAGTATCATAATACAATTGGTCAGCCATCAAGTGCTGATAAATTCCCCAAgaacaccatcacccagaCGCAACTAGACCTGCTCATCCACACCATCCGAACGACACCCATCGTCGACCATCATGCCCATCCTCTTCTGAACTGGGACAACCAGACAGGAAAATACCCCCTGCTCCACATCACCTCTGAAGCATCAGGCGACGCCATCGAAagcgccaccacctctcttGCCCACCTGCGCGCCGTTAGACAGCTATCTACAGAACTCAAATGTGCACCCAACTGGGAGAGCGTCGTTGCCAAGCTTGAGGCCGTCCGCCTGGATCCTGATGAACCCGATATCTGGGGTGACTGGATAAGCCGCTGTCTGGAGGGTGTGCACACCATCCTCTTGGACGATGGGTTGGACAACAAGGAAGCTGTGGAAGACCTCGATTGGCATACTTCGTATGTCCAGAGCCCATGCAGGAGAATCGTTAGGATCGAGGCCATTGCCTCGGACCTGATCAAGCATCTTAGCGCGGGCGAGTTCCATGACGTGCAGAAAGCAGAGGCAATCATCAAGGACCCCGCTGCCCTGAAGGAGTTTTGGGAGAACTGGGCAGGGTCGTTTGACAATGCTATCAAAAACGCAATCGACGACCCTCTTGTGGTTGGGTTCAAGAGTGTGGTTGCTTACAGGACTGGGCTGGACGTTGCCGGCAAGGAACCGAGTGGGGATGCTGTCCAGCCCGCGTTGAAGGAAGTCGTCAAAAAGTTCTTGAAGGTGCGCACCGCGAGGCTGGAGGACTCGAGCTTGAACGACTACGTCATCCACAGGACGGCAACCCTGATTCGAGACTACATGGGGAAGAATCACGAAGAGGATATCATCAGAAAGCCCAGGAAACCGATTCAGTTCCATACCGGCCTGGGAGATAGTGACTTGACTCTGGCCAAGGCCTCGCCGAGTCACTTGCAGGAGTTCATCAGGTCGTACCCGGACGTGCCCATGGTGCTGCTACATGCTGGCTATCCCTTCACGAAAGAGATTGCGTACATGGCTACGGTGTATAAGAATGTGTATGCCGACATTGGGGAAGTCTTTCCCTGCATCAGTAAGGACGGACAGGAGAGGGTGCTCATGGAGATTCTGGAACTGTGTCCCTGGTCCAAGATCTTGTGGAGTACAGATGGACATTGGTTTCCCGAGACGTATCTGCTGGCGATCATGCAGATGAGGGAGGCTTTTGAAAAC GTTCTTTGCAGTTACGTCTTGAAAGGGCAAATCGGCTGGAGAGCCGCTATCGTACTTGTCCAGGATCTGCTCTTCAAGAATGCCAACAAGCTGTATCATCTGGGGCTGGACTTTCCAAAGCCAGAGGAAGTTGCGAGCAGGTCTCTCGCGAGAtatcccaacccatcccgCAACCTTACGCTGCTCCGCGAGCTCCTTAACAACACAATTGAGCCGACGTTTGTTCAGATCTGCTGGAACGATTATACCGCCCTGCAGCGTATGCGTCTGGTTCCGTTCCGCAAGTTTATGACCCTATTGGAGGCCGGCAGGTCGCTGGACATTGGTATCACCAAGGCTGTTTTTGGTATGATCCAGAACGACCATCTCATTCCGagctcctcagcaacaggaGAATATCGTCTACATCCCGATTTCTCCTCTCTCAAGCATGGCCCTGTTGCAGGACACATCAGCATGCACGGCGAGTTTCGCGAGCAGGACGGGTTTCCCGTGGCGCTTTGTCCACGATCGCTGCTCCTTCGGTCAGTCGAGATCGGCTCCCAGAAGGGACTCGGGTTTCTGCTTGGGTTCGAGATTGAGTTTCTGTTACTGGAGCGTGTCGAAGACGATTCGGTTGTGGACCGCTACACAGCTCTCAAGACCGACGGCCACGCGTGGTCTGTCTCCAAGTACTACGCCAACCCCAAGATCAACGCTTTGCTCAAAAACATGGTGGAGACCCTCGCCCAGATGGATATTTACGTGGAGCAGATTCACGCCGAGTCTGCCACTGGCCAGTTCGAACTCATCCTTCCGCCCTACCCGCCCGTTCAGGCAGTTGATACCCTGCTGCACACCCGAGATGTCATGGCCAACCTGGCCACAGAAGCGGGCTTCAAGATGACACTCCACCCCAAGCCATTTGCCAAAGCATGTGGCACTGCCGCTCATATGCACATGAGCATCCTGCCCGAAGCCGACGCTTTTGATGCGGAGAAGGTGACGCGGCACTTTTACGCTGGTGTTCTCAAGCATCTGCGCGCCATCACGGCTTTTAGCTATTCCAACGCGGCAAGCTACGATAGGGCGCAAGACGGCGTTTGGGCTGGCGGGCGGTGGGTAGCCTGGGGCACGCAGAACAGGGAGACAGCGCTCAGGAAGATTGAGGGGTCGCACTGGGAGGTGAAGATTATTGATGGGCTGGCAAACCCATACTTCGTCGCTTCAGCAGTGTTGCTGGCGGGGATCAGGGGAGTGGAAacagaggagaagatggtttGGGACGATTGCGAGATGGACCCGGCCAAGTTGAGTGATATGGATCGGAAGGAGCTGGGAATTTCGCAGATGCTTCCGGCTAGTGTtgaggaggcgttgagggcGCTGCAGGAGGATacggagatggtggagatgttgggggatgagttggtggagaggtatGTGGCTATCAAAAAGTTTGAGGACGAGTttttggggaagatgggggctgaggtgaggaggttgtggttgatggagcGGTATTAA
- a CDS encoding hypothetical protein (CAZy:GH76; COG:G; EggNog:ENOG503P0AR): protein MISPIRHTAAVLLSGAAVANAATYSIASAADIKQTSSLLAWDLLQYYKGNLTGQTPGILPGPPPAGDYYWWEGGAMWGTLIDYWKFTGDDSYNDLITQAMLWQVGPDKDYMPPNVTASLGNDDQGFWGMSAMLAAENNFPDPPEDEPQWLALAQAVFNTQASPDRHDETCNGGLRWQIPWSNNGYNYKNSIANGCFFNLGARLARYTGNTTYADWAEKTWDWMRGVGFMDEKYNIYDGGHVEHNCTDINRAQFSYNNGVFLLGAAYMYNYTNGSDVWRERLDGLTDATIRVFFPDNIAYEVACEEHMSCTTDMLSFKGYVARWMATATQVAPFLAPKVLPVLQNSAKAAIASCVGEKNGQRACGFKWSTGTFDGSQGAGQTMNVLGAVSSLLTEQSRPPVTNSTGGTSKGDPNAGSQSDNFKDKYLPPTTGDKAGAGILTVLILVSVVGTFGWMSTGV, encoded by the exons ATGATTTCACCAATACGACACACGGCAGCCGTTCTGCTCAGTggcgccgccgtcgccaACGCCGCCACTTATAGCATCGCGTCCGCTG CCGACATCAaacaaacctcctccctcctcgcctggGACCTCCTCCAATACTACAAAGGCAACCTCACCGGCCAAACCCCCGGCATCCTCCCTGGTCCTCCCCCAGCAGGCGATTACTACTGGTGGGAAGGCGGCGCCATGTGGGGGACCCTGATCGACTACTGGAAATTCACCGGCGACGACAGCTACAACGATCTCATCACCCAAGCCATGCTGTGGCAGGTAGGCCCAGACAAGGACTACATGCCCCCCAACGTCACCGCCTCCCTGGGGAACGACGATCAAGGGTTCTGGGGCATGTCGGCGATGCTGGCCGCGGAAAACAACTTTCCTGATCCACCAGAGGATGAACCGCAgtggttggcgttggcgCAGGCCGTGTTCAACACCCAGGCGAGCCCGGACAGGCATGACGAGACGTGCAacggggggttgaggtggcaGATTCCTTGGTCGAATAATGGGTATAATTACAAGAATA GTATCGCAAACGGATGCTTCTTCAACCTGGGCGCGAGACTGGCCCGGTACACGGGCAACACCACGTACGCCGACTGGGCGGAAAAGACATGGGACTGGATGAGAGGAGTCGGGTTCATGGACGAAAAGTACAACATCTACGACGGCGGGCACGTCGAACACAACTGCACCGACATCAACCGGGCGCAGTTTTCGTACAACAACGGGGTGTTTTTGCTTGGGGCGGCATACATGTATAATTAT ACAAATGGCAGTGACGTTTGGCGCGAACGCCTCGACGGTCTCACCGACGCCACCATCCGCGTTTTCTTCCCCGACAACATCGCTTACGAGGTCGCCTGCGAGGAGCACATGTCTTGCACGACGGACATGCTCAGCTTCAAGGGCTACGTCGCCCGCTGGATGGCCACCGCCACCCAGGTCGCGCCTTTTCTCGCCCCGAAGGTGTTGCCCGTTCTGCAGAACTCGGCCAAGGCGGCTATTGCCAGCTGTGTAGGCGAGAAGAACGGACAGAGAGCCTGTGGGTTTAAGTGGTCCACGGGCACCTTTGACGGGAGCCAGGGGGCGGGGCAGACGATGAATGTCTTGGGGGCcgtgtcgtcgttgttgaccGAGCAGAGCAGGCCTCCTGTGACAAATTCGACGGGAGGCACGAGCAAGGGGGATCCGAACGCGGGGAGCCAGAGTGATAACTTCAAGGACAAGTACCTGCCGCCGACGACGGGGGACAAGGCGGGCGCGGGGATATTGACGGTGTTGATATTGGTTAGTGTGGTGGGGACGTTTGGGTGGATGAGCACTGGTgtttga
- a CDS encoding hypothetical protein (EggNog:ENOG503P6B5) produces the protein MSSRIAPTFSKFTRSLSTSSPVSRPSHLLSATSAATKSVRKPSPSVLEEDAESTRAHSTSTSPSRPTLTTLQTSQPHPFRFMQTFHHSAPRPATAHHTVDSLVLPDLFAMDPNFDPYSNIRVPLLPDNISGPPSGLFAPEVSDFVPEQAAKEVKIVAANPDSVALPEGGFVDGVELRFVYQMQPEQSGQQEYDEMGSGMIKDLWRGLVDDVMGSKKSTA, from the exons atgTCGTCAAGAATCGCTCCCACCTTTTCCAAATTCACCCGCTCCCTcagcacatcctcccccgtctcccGCCCAAGtcacctcctctccgccaccaGTGCTGCCACCAAGTCAGTAAGGAAACCGTCCCCTTCCGTCCTGGAGGAAGACGCagag TCAACCCGCGCCcactcaacctccacctccccgtcccgccccaccctcaccaccctccaaaccagccaacctcatcccttCCGCTTCATGCAAACCTTCCACCACTCGGCCCCCCGCCCCGCCACGGCGCACCACACTGTCGACTCGCTCGTCCTCCCAGATCTCTTCGCCATGGACCCCAACTTTGACCCCTACAGCAACATCCGCGTCCCGCTCCTCCCGGATAACATCTCTGGCCCCCCTTCCGGTCTGTTCGCCCCCGAGGTGTCGGATTTCGTGCCTGAACAAGCCGCAaaggaggtcaagattgTGGCTGCCAACCCCGACAGTGTCGCGCTGCCAGAGGGCGGGTTTGTGGACGGTGTGGAGCTGAGGTTTGTGTATCAGATGCAGCCGGAGCAGAGCGGGCAGCAGGAGTATGATGAaatggggagtgggatgatTAAGGatttgtggagggggttggtggacgATGTTATGGGTTCTAAAAAATCCACTGCTTAA
- a CDS encoding hypothetical protein (EggNog:ENOG503PCEQ; COG:S) — MGRRSRRTLLRILSIILIMAGFHPLMWETWCKDVIRQLSSNELRGIADGAEVTLEQVVMLNARHELAAWERVMRNDEVGRPGCLRPMEDFFILSEDPKPTEDCNILSEYADTSTSAYFSDAVTNNHPVVAQSWNMPSTRTVEEPEKRDRDVVVPKDHAVILLKVTPCRQDGPAAVPHFIVTKPGVLMKSGMNQHGYSVVVDSVFSTRDRDLAPSDLPMTLLARKMLTSCVSLACTTNVLQRYRTGSTHSLLHACRGLRSLNDDTTSASILELLPHTPEAGSLRGRRVLPDANLSYCLVHTNHLIAPQLAPFQLEELVKRVSLPAGLLEVAKHSKKNLQSMAQIVRRYLVQLLTKRFVNFVFRAWDSPARFNRLRQLIEFGNRPINQESILNIFSDHIGEMSVCQHTKADMFKELSEVSGELDKPWSRPQGNHTACLVTYHLEELKITVSTGPPCHGNYLVFQLLDPSHLDEVPTVAAAVPEDRKFKWPQKPKQTKPPQKRHLLSAVDPPILSKRLILGEASNPNTQFKLTCASWWGVRRMSLQRQRALRGRKRAAAICSAWNDKWERQGEVRVRPERPVFGPETKACYEERKRRFEQEYRRLCGFWLLKARWQTPGHPDDKIVGDRSWPDHEVIGTPPRAEGAEKSRSSRTDEEEAEMVNHFVETRARFFDSAAARFGTMNWDRWKLANGLMPRGSSMLRNVETWTDIDNDVLETTVVVRNNHCLLNGTDYAAERAFAVRYDERTGHRHYMRWGLKWLRDIAPPRVIDERDTQRAKFLARKRKHQMRWQEKQEPPKRARARRERLEKEAAVEKAREEGKERVRKQAMYQERWKEKAEEKKRREEEAKRYPPWTTVSVGRKDKKRVRKRTVKYSK; from the exons ATGGGAAGACGTTCAAGAAGGACATTGTTGAGAATATTGAGCATCATACTTATCATGGCGGGCTTCCACCCAC TGATGTGGGAGACATGGTGCAAAGATGTCATTCGGCAGTTGTCCTCCAAC GAACTGCGTGGAATTGCGGACGGCGCAGAGGTGACACTTGAGCAGGTCGTCATGTTGAACGCACGCCACGAGCTGGCTGCTTGGGAGCGGGTAATGCGGAATGACGAGGTGGGAAGGCCGGGCTGCTTGCGACCTATGGAGGATTTCTTCATTCTTAGCGAGGATCCAAAGCCGACCGAAGACTGCAATATCTTGTCAGAGTATGCGGATACGAGTACCAGCGCGTACTTTTCGGACGCAGTGACCAACAACCATCCCGTTGTCGCACAGTCCTGGAACATGCCGTCAACCCGAACCGTCGAGGAGCCCGAGAAGCGGGACAGAGACGTGGTCGTGCCAAAAGACCATGCTGTCATCCTGCTCAAGGTCACCCCGTGTCGGCAAGATGGCCCGGCCGCCGTGCCTCATTTCATCGTCACTAAGCCCGGCGTGCTCATGAAGAGCGGCATGAACCAGCACGGATATTCGGTAGTCGTGGACTCGGTCTTTTCAACGCGGGATCGCGACCTCGCCCCGTCTGATTTGCCAATGACACTGCTTGCACGGAAAATGCTCACGTCCTGCGTATCCTTGGCCTGTACCACGAATGTCCTGCAGAGATATCGAACTGGCTCAACCCACAGCCTTCTGCACGCCTGCCGTGGCCTTCGATCACTAAACGACGACACCACATCTGCGAGTATCCTTGAGTTGCTGCCGCACACGCCGGAAGCCGGGTCCCTGAGGGGTCGTAGAGTCCTCCCTGACGCCAACCTCTCCTATTGCTTGGTGCACACGAATCACCTGATCGCGCCGCAACTGGCCCCATTTcagcttgaggagcttgtAAAACGTGTGTCGTTGCCTGCTGGTCTATTGGAGGTCGCGAAGCACTCGAAAAAGAACTTGCAGAGCATGGCGCAGATAGTGAGGCGGTACCTCGTGCAGTTGCTGACAAAGCGGTTTGTCAACTTTGTATTCCGTGCATGGGACTCTCCTGCTCGTTTCAACCGACTCCGACAGCTTATCGAATTTGGGAACCGTCCCATCAATCAAGAGAGCATCCTGAATATCTTTTCCGATCACATTGGCGAAATGTCGGTTTGCCAGCACACCAAGGCAGACATGTTCAAGGAACTCTCGGAGGTTTCGGGCGAGCTTGATAAGCCATGGTCGAGACCTCAAGGCAACCATACGGCATGCCTTGTTACCTACCATTTGGAAGAGCTGAAGATTACCGTCTCCACGGGGCCGCCGTGCCATGGCAATTATTTGGTTTTTCAGCTGCTGGACCCGTCACATCTGGACGAGGTGCCAACGGTGGCCGCGGCTGTACCCGAAGACAGGAAATTCAAATGGCCTCAAAAGCCCAAGCAGACCAAACCACCTCAAAAGCGCCATCTACTTTCAGCAGTGGACCCGCCAATACTCAGCAAGCGTCTGATACTTGGGGAAGCCTCTAACCCGAATACTCAGTTCAAGCTAACTTGTGCCTCTTGGTGGGGTGTGCGTCGCATGTCTCTTCAGAGGCAGAGGGCTCTGCGCGGCCGTAAGAGGGCGGCCGCCATCTGCAGCGCGTGGAATGACAAATGGGAAAGACAGGGCGAAGTTCGGGTTCGGCCTGAGCGCCCGGTGTTTGGGCCCGAGACCAAAGCATGTTatgaggagaggaagcgcCGATTTGAGCAAGAATACAGAAGACTGTGTGGTTTTTGGCTGCTGAAAGCGAGGTGGCAAACCCCGGGCCACCCGGACGACAAGATTGTAGGCGACCGCAGCTGGCCCGACCACGAAGTCATTGGCACGCCGCCGCGAGCAGAGGGGGCAGAAAAAAGCCGTAGCTCACGGaccgatgaagaagaagccgagaTGGTCAATCATTTTGTGGAAACCAGAGCTCGCTTTTTCGACTCGGCCGCTGCCAGATTCGGGACCATGAACTGGGATCGGTGGAAGTTGGCAAACGGGCTGATGCCCAGGGGCTCTTCGATGCTGCGGAACGTGGAAACGTGGACGGACATTGACAATGACGTTCTCGAGACCACGGTTGTTGTGCGAAACAACCACTGTCTCCTCAACGGGACAGATTACGCAGCTGAGCGGGCTTTTGCCGTCAGGTATGACGAGAGAACGGGGCACAGGCACTACATGAGGTGGGGACTCAAATGGCTGCGCGACATTGCACCGCCTCGTGTGATTGATGAGAGGGACACGCAGCGCGCAAAGTTtctggcgaggaagagaaagcaTCAGATGCGGTggcaggagaagcaggaaCCGCCGAAGAGGGCAAGAGCGCGGAGGGAGAGATTGGAAAAAGAAgcggcggtggagaaggcgagggaggaggggaaggagagggtgaggaagcAGGCGATGTACCAGGAGAGatggaaagaaaaagcagaggagaaaaagaggagggaagaagaggcgaaGAGGTATCCCCCCTGGACGACTGTTTCTGTCGGGAGGAAGGATAAAAAGCGGGTGAGAAAGAGGACGGTGAAGTACAGCAAGTGA
- the GLE2 gene encoding RNA export factor gle2 (EggNog:ENOG503NU7G; COG:A) codes for MAGLFSSGTSSASASNTLGDLKNDVALANGPEDSISDIAFNPNPADTKDLLAVASWDKKVRIYEIMSNGQGEGRVAYDHDGPVFSVDFFKDGTKVISGGADKQGKVVDLATSQTMQFAQHDQPVRAVRYFENSGTPMAVTGSWDKTIKYWDFRQQTPVGTVTCQERVYTMDVRNDLLVIGTAERYINVINLKDPTKFYKTITSPLKWQTRVVSCFTDSMGFAIGSIEGRCAIQYVEDKDASLNFSFKCHRDPPQGNVTNVYAVNDISFHPVHGTFSTAGSDGTFHFWDKDAKHRLKGYPNVGGSIAATTFNKTGSIFAYAISYDWAKGYQGNTAGYPNKVMLHPVQPDECKPRPSVKKR; via the exons ATGGCAGGCCTTTTCTCATCTGGCACGTCGTCTGCGTCGGCGAGTAACACCCTCGGAGACTTGAAGAACGACGTCGCGCTCGCCAATGGCCCAGAAGATAGCATCTCCGACATCGctttcaaccccaacccggCCGATACCAAAGATCTGTTGGCGGTAGCCAGTTGGGACAAGAAGGTCCGGATCTACGAGATCATGAGCAATGGtcagggagagggaagagtcGCGTACGACCACGATGGGCCGGTGTTCTCGGTGGACTTTTTCAAG GATGGCACAAAAGTAATCTCTGGAGGCGCCGACAAACAGGGCAAGGTGGTGGACCTTGCAACCAGTCAAACCATGCAGTTTGCGCAACATGACCAGCCCGTTCGCGCCGTTCGCTACTTCGAAAACAGCGGCACCCCCATGGCCGTGACAGGCTCCTGggacaagaccatcaagTACTGGGACTTCCGGCAACAGACACCAGTCGGGACCGTAACGTGCCAGGAACGTGTGTACACCATGGACGTACGAAACGACCTCCTGGTGATAGGGACAGCCGAGAGATACATCAACGTCATCAACCTGAAGGATCCAACCAAGTTCTACAAGACGATCACGAGTCCGCTTAAGTGGCAaacgagggtggtgagctgcTTTACCGACTCGATGGGCTTCGCCATTGGTAGTATTGAAGGTCGCTGCGCCATTCAATACGTCGAAGACAAGGATGCTAG CCTCAACTTCTCGTTCAAGTGCCACCGTGATCCCCCACAGGGCAACGTCACCAACGTGTATGCTGTCAACGATATCTCTTTCCATCCCGTCCACGGCACTTTCAGCACCGCGGGCAGCGATGGCACATTCCACTTCTGGGATAAGGACGCCAAGCATAGGCTGAAAGGGTACCCCAATGTCGGTGGTAGCATTGCTGCCACGACGTTCAACAAGACCGGCAGCATATTTGCGTATGCTATCAGCTACGATTGGGCCAAGGGCTACCAGGGCAACACAGCTGGGTACCCTAACAAGGTCATGCTGCACCCGGTGCAGCCGGACGAATGCAAGCCCAGACCCAGCGTCAAGAAGAGGTAG